From Erigeron canadensis isolate Cc75 chromosome 8, C_canadensis_v1, whole genome shotgun sequence, one genomic window encodes:
- the LOC122580141 gene encoding protein MIZU-KUSSEI 1-like codes for MRSIMAAKTPQETSFSFSRRYFHWKKKLVEDENEIGNDDQEEILNFRSSSLGCVVTEEDLNLEQKFNLPVHEVAPQRKKMALMSISRLRSAFHLRKSRSSGAQGSGLGKRTRVVGTLFGYRRGHVHIAFQEDPKLGPAFLVELATPTSFLVREMASGLVRIALECDKKIKKGFKLLDEPLWRTYCNGKKCGYAMRRDCGPDEWKVFNSVGPITMGAGVLPEGAGGGGGGDGEGELMYMRAKFERIMGSKDSEAFYMMNPDSNGGPELSIYLIRV; via the coding sequence ATGAGGTCAATCATGGCTGCTAAAACCCCTCAAGAGACTTCCTTTTCCTTCTCTAGAAGATACTTccattggaaaaagaaattagttgaagatgaaaatgaaattggaaATGATGATCAAGAAGAAATCCTTAATTTTAGATCATCATCTCTTGGTTGTGTTGTGACTGAGGAAGACTTGAATCTTGAACAAAAGTTTAACCTCCCGGTGCATGAAGTTGCACCGCAAAGAAAGAAAATGGCACTTATGTCCATTTCTAGGCTAAGATCGGCTTTTCATCTTCGGAAAAGCAGATCCTCTGGTGCCCAGGGTTCTGGTCTTGGAAAAAGGACCAGAGTTGTGGGCACCCTTTTTGGATACAGACGTGGACACGTCCACATTGCATTCCAAGAAGATCCAAAACTGGGCCCGGCTTTTCTTGTCGAGCTAGCTACCCCTACTAGCTTCTTGGTTCGAGAAATGGCGTCAGGGTTGGTTCGGATTGCCTTGGAATGcgataaaaagattaagaaaggTTTTAAGCTGCTTGATGAGCCACTTTGGAGAACTTATTGTAATGGCAAGAAATGTGGTTATGCTATGAGACGTGATTGTGGACCAGATGAATGGAAAGTGTTCAATTCGGTTGGACCAATTACCATGGGAGCCGGAGTGTTGCCGGAGGGagccggtggtggtggtggcggtgatggtgaAGGAGAGTTGATGTATATGAGAGCCAAGTTTGAAAGGATTATGGGGTCAAAAGATTCTGAAGCTTTTTATATGATGAATCCAGATAGCAATGGAGGGCCAGAACTTAGTATCTATCTTATTAGAGTTTAA